The following coding sequences lie in one Polyodon spathula isolate WHYD16114869_AA chromosome 15, ASM1765450v1, whole genome shotgun sequence genomic window:
- the LOC121327549 gene encoding probable ribonuclease ZC3H12C isoform X3, which translates to MGLKGHPDGGIDAILDLDYLHVESTDQQLRTTSLWSRIEKPTMDKVNSRKEDGSASSTEDTTCNSSFGDSEESANSDSESEHLNSSTATDSSPFTKTHRQLCRSPCMEPPVVMRTEIPQDLKPEESHGTAKEDKKPPDIVREYQTKMEFALKLGYSEEQVQLVLSKLGPEALINDILGELVKLGSMSEADQALSGGSGGGCGSSSSSTSSCISSSSSTESHRPDSPSQEELSDNTDNLRPIVLDGSNVAMSHGNKEVFSCHGIKLAVDWFLDRGHKDITVFVPAWRKEQSRPDALITDQEILRKLEREKILVFTPSRRVQGRRVVCYDDRFIVKLAYESDGIIVSNDNYRDLANEKPEWKKFIDERLLMYSFVNDKFMPPDDPLGRHGPSLDNFLRKRPIIPEHKKQPCPYGKKCTYGHKCKFYHPERGTQPQRSVADELRAIAKNTAVKGMNEGGLVKSHSMPSSSNSDSCSDIKRTAPKRQSDPSIRTPAYHELEEKLISKIKAETRSVPSPVIKSSSPLPHSQKPQPSAPTSSALHPSQRAPMIVTKNHGTPMAYNELYPKCNSPVDMNYYSMINAYSNLTLSGTRSPDRRFSVDTDYRISSVASDCSSEGSMSCSSSDSYIGYNERSYINSPDPLLEENLRCHHHPPPPLPHHNHLHSQHFGHNYHDALARVQSFGHEEPKSHHKPSIPYLPPHLQHPVVGARSSCPTDYPGPQNHQHSQTRALVSTRIDSHSDSRLYHNSPRRQRKPYPGQEHSGSWDSLNYGMDAYGYHQGYSLPSKPTQPCYEQFAFQSLPENRDQSWRMPWGRSMPQQDPPNPSRYQDIREKVFLNLCNIFPPDVVQMVMNRSPHMTDAQQLAAAILAEKSQQGY; encoded by the exons ATGGGCTTGAAAGGTCACCCAGATGGTGGAATAGATGCCATCCTGGACCTGGATTACCTACATGTGGAGAGCACAGACCAACAGCTCAGGACAACCTCCCTGTGGTCTAGGATAGAGAAGCCCACGATGGACAAAGTAAACTCCAGGAAGGAGGATGGCTCGGCAAGCTCCACGGAGGACACCACCTGCAACAGCTCCTTCGGAGATTCAGAGGAGAGTGCTAATTCTGACAGCGAATCTGAACACCTCAACAGCAGCACAGCAACGGACTCTAGCCCCTTTACAAAAACCCACCGGCAGTTGTGCCGGTCACCATGCATGGAGCCACCTGTGGTTATGAGGACTGAGATCCCACAGGATTTAAAGCCAGAGGAAAGCCACGGGACAGCCAAAGAAGACAAGAAACCACCAGATATAGTCAGGGAGTACCAGACCAAAATGGAATTTGCCCTCAAGCTAGGGTATTCAGAGGAGCAGGTCCAGCTCGTTCTGAGCAAGCTGGGCCCAGAGGCGCTGATCAATGACATCCTGGGGGAGCTGGTGAAGTTGGGGAGCATGTCTGAGGCTGACCAGGCCTTGTCTGGTGGTAGCGGTGGGGGCTGTGGCTCCTCATCCTCGTCCACTTCGTCTTGTATCTCATCCTCTTCCTCCACAGAGTCACACCGTCCCGACTCGCCTTCTCAAGAAGAGCTGTCTGACAACACAGACAATCTGAGGCCCATAGTCCTCGATGGCAGTAATGTGGCCATGAG CCATGGCAACAAGGAAGTGTTTTCCTGTCACGGAATTAAACTGGCAGTGGACTGGTTTTTGGACCGTGGCCATAAAGACATTACAGTGTTTGTCCCTGCCTGGAGAAAAGAACAGTCGAGACCAGATGCCCTTATAACAG accaaGAAATCTTGCGGAAACTGGAAAGGGAGAAGATACTGGTGTTCACCCCTTCACGACGTGTGCAGGGGCGCAGGGTGGTCTGTTACGATGACCGGTTCATAGTCAAGCTCGCCTATGAGTCGGACGGCATCATTGTATCCAATGACAACTACAGGGATCTGGCCAATGAGAAGCCTGAATGGAAGAAATTTATTGATGAACGATTGCTCATGTATTCCTTTGTCAATGACAA ATTCATGCCACCTGATGATCCACTGGGTCGCCACGGCCCAAGCTTGGATAACTTCCTGAGAAAAAGACCCATCATAccagaacacaaaaaacaacccTGCCCATATG GTAAAAAGTGCACTTATGGGCATAAGTGTAAATTTTATCACCCAGAGAGAGGTACTCAGCCCCAGCGCTCTGTAGCGGATGAGCTTCGTGCCATAGCTAAAAACACAGCGGTCAAAGGAATGAATGAAGGTGGGCTGGTCAAGAGTCACAGCATGCCATCAAGCTCCAATTCTGACAGCTGCTCTGACATCAAGCGCACAGCACCAAAGAGACAGTCAGACCCCAGTATCAGGACTCCAGCATACCACGAGCTGGAAGAGAAGCTGATCTCCAAAATCAAAGCTGAGACACGCTCTGTTCCCTCGCCGGTTATCAAAAGCAGTTCCCCTCTTCCTCATTCTCAGAAACCTCAGCCCTCTGCCCCAACAAGCAGCGCCCTTCACCCCTCTCAAAGAGCACCTATGATTGTGACCAAAAACCACGGGACACCCATGGCATACAACGAGCTGTACCCCAAATGCAACTCTCCAGTTGACATGAACTATTACTCCATGATTAATGCATACTCCAACCTAACCCTCTCGGGGACCAGGAGCCCAGATAGGCGTTTTTCTGTCGATACAGATTACCGGATCAGCTCCGTTGCCTCGGACTGCAGCAGTGAAGGCAGCATGAGCTGTAGCAGCAGTGACTCTTACATTGGATACAACGAACGCTCTTACATAAACTCACCAGACCCGCTGCTAGAGGAGAACCTCAGGTGTCACcatcacccccctcctcctcttcctcaccaCAATCACCTTCATTCACAGCATTTTGGCCACAACTATCATGATGCCTTAGCCCGGGTTCAAAGTTTTGGGCATGAGGAGCCCAAATCTCATCACAAGCCATCCATTCCCTACCTCCCTCCTCACCTGCAGCACCCGGTGGTGGGGGCCCGATCTAGTTGCCCAACCGACTACCCTGGACCGCAGAATCACCAGCACTCCCAGACCAGGGCCTTGGTTTCAACTCGTATTGACAGCCATTCTGACTCGCGACTTTACCACAACTCCCCTCGGCGGCAAAGGAAGCCCTATCCTGGCCAGGAGCACTCTGGGAGTTGGGACAGCCTGAATTACGGGATGGATGCTTATGGCTACCACCAAGGCTACTCTTTACCCAGTAAACCCACGCAGCCTTGTTACGAGCAGTTCGCATTCCAAAGCTTGCCTGAGAACCGGGATCAGTCCTGGAGGATGCCCTGGGGACGCAGCATGCCCCAGCAGGACCCCCCAAATCCTTCAAGGTATCAGGATATCCGGGAGAAGGTCTTTCTGAACCTTTGCAATATCTTCCCACCCGACGTGGTGCAGATGGTAATGAACAGGAGTCCTCACATGACGGATGCTCAGCAGCTGGCTGCTGCCATTCTTGCGGAAAAGTCCCAACAAGGTTACTGA
- the LOC121327549 gene encoding probable ribonuclease ZC3H12C isoform X2 gives MDYRTLYFQEYPNIKSADPGVCDNFMGLKGHPDGGIDAILDLDYLHVESTDQQLRTTSLWSRIEKPTMDKVNSRKEDGSASSTEDTTCNSSFGDSEESANSDSESEHLNSSTATDSSPFTKTHRQLCRSPCMEPPVVMRTEIPQDLKPEESHGTAKEDKKPPDIVREYQTKMEFALKLGYSEEQVQLVLSKLGPEALINDILGELVKLGSMSEADQALSGGSGGGCGSSSSSTSSCISSSSSTESHRPDSPSQEELSDNTDNLRPIVLDGSNVAMSHGNKEVFSCHGIKLAVDWFLDRGHKDITVFVPAWRKEQSRPDALITDQEILRKLEREKILVFTPSRRVQGRRVVCYDDRFIVKLAYESDGIIVSNDNYRDLANEKPEWKKFIDERLLMYSFVNDKFMPPDDPLGRHGPSLDNFLRKRPIIPEHKKQPCPYGKKCTYGHKCKFYHPERGTQPQRSVADELRAIAKNTAVKGMNEGGLVKSHSMPSSSNSDSCSDIKRTAPKRQSDPSIRTPAYHELEEKLISKIKAETRSVPSPVIKSSSPLPHSQKPQPSAPTSSALHPSQRAPMIVTKNHGTPMAYNELYPKCNSPVDMNYYSMINAYSNLTLSGTRSPDRRFSVDTDYRISSVASDCSSEGSMSCSSSDSYIGYNERSYINSPDPLLEENLRCHHHPPPPLPHHNHLHSQHFGHNYHDALARVQSFGHEEPKSHHKPSIPYLPPHLQHPVVGARSSCPTDYPGPQNHQHSQTRALVSTRIDSHSDSRLYHNSPRRQRKPYPGQEHSGSWDSLNYGMDAYGYHQGYSLPSKPTQPCYEQFAFQSLPENRDQSWRMPWGRSMPQQDPPNPSRYQDIREKVFLNLCNIFPPDVVQMVMNRSPHMTDAQQLAAAILAEKSQQGY, from the exons GATTACAGGACACTTTACTTCCAAGAATACCCAAATATTAAAAGTGCGGACCCAGGTGTATGCGACAACTTCATGGGCTTGAAAGGTCACCCAGATGGTGGAATAGATGCCATCCTGGACCTGGATTACCTACATGTGGAGAGCACAGACCAACAGCTCAGGACAACCTCCCTGTGGTCTAGGATAGAGAAGCCCACGATGGACAAAGTAAACTCCAGGAAGGAGGATGGCTCGGCAAGCTCCACGGAGGACACCACCTGCAACAGCTCCTTCGGAGATTCAGAGGAGAGTGCTAATTCTGACAGCGAATCTGAACACCTCAACAGCAGCACAGCAACGGACTCTAGCCCCTTTACAAAAACCCACCGGCAGTTGTGCCGGTCACCATGCATGGAGCCACCTGTGGTTATGAGGACTGAGATCCCACAGGATTTAAAGCCAGAGGAAAGCCACGGGACAGCCAAAGAAGACAAGAAACCACCAGATATAGTCAGGGAGTACCAGACCAAAATGGAATTTGCCCTCAAGCTAGGGTATTCAGAGGAGCAGGTCCAGCTCGTTCTGAGCAAGCTGGGCCCAGAGGCGCTGATCAATGACATCCTGGGGGAGCTGGTGAAGTTGGGGAGCATGTCTGAGGCTGACCAGGCCTTGTCTGGTGGTAGCGGTGGGGGCTGTGGCTCCTCATCCTCGTCCACTTCGTCTTGTATCTCATCCTCTTCCTCCACAGAGTCACACCGTCCCGACTCGCCTTCTCAAGAAGAGCTGTCTGACAACACAGACAATCTGAGGCCCATAGTCCTCGATGGCAGTAATGTGGCCATGAG CCATGGCAACAAGGAAGTGTTTTCCTGTCACGGAATTAAACTGGCAGTGGACTGGTTTTTGGACCGTGGCCATAAAGACATTACAGTGTTTGTCCCTGCCTGGAGAAAAGAACAGTCGAGACCAGATGCCCTTATAACAG accaaGAAATCTTGCGGAAACTGGAAAGGGAGAAGATACTGGTGTTCACCCCTTCACGACGTGTGCAGGGGCGCAGGGTGGTCTGTTACGATGACCGGTTCATAGTCAAGCTCGCCTATGAGTCGGACGGCATCATTGTATCCAATGACAACTACAGGGATCTGGCCAATGAGAAGCCTGAATGGAAGAAATTTATTGATGAACGATTGCTCATGTATTCCTTTGTCAATGACAA ATTCATGCCACCTGATGATCCACTGGGTCGCCACGGCCCAAGCTTGGATAACTTCCTGAGAAAAAGACCCATCATAccagaacacaaaaaacaacccTGCCCATATG GTAAAAAGTGCACTTATGGGCATAAGTGTAAATTTTATCACCCAGAGAGAGGTACTCAGCCCCAGCGCTCTGTAGCGGATGAGCTTCGTGCCATAGCTAAAAACACAGCGGTCAAAGGAATGAATGAAGGTGGGCTGGTCAAGAGTCACAGCATGCCATCAAGCTCCAATTCTGACAGCTGCTCTGACATCAAGCGCACAGCACCAAAGAGACAGTCAGACCCCAGTATCAGGACTCCAGCATACCACGAGCTGGAAGAGAAGCTGATCTCCAAAATCAAAGCTGAGACACGCTCTGTTCCCTCGCCGGTTATCAAAAGCAGTTCCCCTCTTCCTCATTCTCAGAAACCTCAGCCCTCTGCCCCAACAAGCAGCGCCCTTCACCCCTCTCAAAGAGCACCTATGATTGTGACCAAAAACCACGGGACACCCATGGCATACAACGAGCTGTACCCCAAATGCAACTCTCCAGTTGACATGAACTATTACTCCATGATTAATGCATACTCCAACCTAACCCTCTCGGGGACCAGGAGCCCAGATAGGCGTTTTTCTGTCGATACAGATTACCGGATCAGCTCCGTTGCCTCGGACTGCAGCAGTGAAGGCAGCATGAGCTGTAGCAGCAGTGACTCTTACATTGGATACAACGAACGCTCTTACATAAACTCACCAGACCCGCTGCTAGAGGAGAACCTCAGGTGTCACcatcacccccctcctcctcttcctcaccaCAATCACCTTCATTCACAGCATTTTGGCCACAACTATCATGATGCCTTAGCCCGGGTTCAAAGTTTTGGGCATGAGGAGCCCAAATCTCATCACAAGCCATCCATTCCCTACCTCCCTCCTCACCTGCAGCACCCGGTGGTGGGGGCCCGATCTAGTTGCCCAACCGACTACCCTGGACCGCAGAATCACCAGCACTCCCAGACCAGGGCCTTGGTTTCAACTCGTATTGACAGCCATTCTGACTCGCGACTTTACCACAACTCCCCTCGGCGGCAAAGGAAGCCCTATCCTGGCCAGGAGCACTCTGGGAGTTGGGACAGCCTGAATTACGGGATGGATGCTTATGGCTACCACCAAGGCTACTCTTTACCCAGTAAACCCACGCAGCCTTGTTACGAGCAGTTCGCATTCCAAAGCTTGCCTGAGAACCGGGATCAGTCCTGGAGGATGCCCTGGGGACGCAGCATGCCCCAGCAGGACCCCCCAAATCCTTCAAGGTATCAGGATATCCGGGAGAAGGTCTTTCTGAACCTTTGCAATATCTTCCCACCCGACGTGGTGCAGATGGTAATGAACAGGAGTCCTCACATGACGGATGCTCAGCAGCTGGCTGCTGCCATTCTTGCGGAAAAGTCCCAACAAGGTTACTGA
- the LOC121327549 gene encoding probable ribonuclease ZC3H12C isoform X1, with translation MSVCFPVNDYRTLYFQEYPNIKSADPGVCDNFMGLKGHPDGGIDAILDLDYLHVESTDQQLRTTSLWSRIEKPTMDKVNSRKEDGSASSTEDTTCNSSFGDSEESANSDSESEHLNSSTATDSSPFTKTHRQLCRSPCMEPPVVMRTEIPQDLKPEESHGTAKEDKKPPDIVREYQTKMEFALKLGYSEEQVQLVLSKLGPEALINDILGELVKLGSMSEADQALSGGSGGGCGSSSSSTSSCISSSSSTESHRPDSPSQEELSDNTDNLRPIVLDGSNVAMSHGNKEVFSCHGIKLAVDWFLDRGHKDITVFVPAWRKEQSRPDALITDQEILRKLEREKILVFTPSRRVQGRRVVCYDDRFIVKLAYESDGIIVSNDNYRDLANEKPEWKKFIDERLLMYSFVNDKFMPPDDPLGRHGPSLDNFLRKRPIIPEHKKQPCPYGKKCTYGHKCKFYHPERGTQPQRSVADELRAIAKNTAVKGMNEGGLVKSHSMPSSSNSDSCSDIKRTAPKRQSDPSIRTPAYHELEEKLISKIKAETRSVPSPVIKSSSPLPHSQKPQPSAPTSSALHPSQRAPMIVTKNHGTPMAYNELYPKCNSPVDMNYYSMINAYSNLTLSGTRSPDRRFSVDTDYRISSVASDCSSEGSMSCSSSDSYIGYNERSYINSPDPLLEENLRCHHHPPPPLPHHNHLHSQHFGHNYHDALARVQSFGHEEPKSHHKPSIPYLPPHLQHPVVGARSSCPTDYPGPQNHQHSQTRALVSTRIDSHSDSRLYHNSPRRQRKPYPGQEHSGSWDSLNYGMDAYGYHQGYSLPSKPTQPCYEQFAFQSLPENRDQSWRMPWGRSMPQQDPPNPSRYQDIREKVFLNLCNIFPPDVVQMVMNRSPHMTDAQQLAAAILAEKSQQGY, from the exons GATTACAGGACACTTTACTTCCAAGAATACCCAAATATTAAAAGTGCGGACCCAGGTGTATGCGACAACTTCATGGGCTTGAAAGGTCACCCAGATGGTGGAATAGATGCCATCCTGGACCTGGATTACCTACATGTGGAGAGCACAGACCAACAGCTCAGGACAACCTCCCTGTGGTCTAGGATAGAGAAGCCCACGATGGACAAAGTAAACTCCAGGAAGGAGGATGGCTCGGCAAGCTCCACGGAGGACACCACCTGCAACAGCTCCTTCGGAGATTCAGAGGAGAGTGCTAATTCTGACAGCGAATCTGAACACCTCAACAGCAGCACAGCAACGGACTCTAGCCCCTTTACAAAAACCCACCGGCAGTTGTGCCGGTCACCATGCATGGAGCCACCTGTGGTTATGAGGACTGAGATCCCACAGGATTTAAAGCCAGAGGAAAGCCACGGGACAGCCAAAGAAGACAAGAAACCACCAGATATAGTCAGGGAGTACCAGACCAAAATGGAATTTGCCCTCAAGCTAGGGTATTCAGAGGAGCAGGTCCAGCTCGTTCTGAGCAAGCTGGGCCCAGAGGCGCTGATCAATGACATCCTGGGGGAGCTGGTGAAGTTGGGGAGCATGTCTGAGGCTGACCAGGCCTTGTCTGGTGGTAGCGGTGGGGGCTGTGGCTCCTCATCCTCGTCCACTTCGTCTTGTATCTCATCCTCTTCCTCCACAGAGTCACACCGTCCCGACTCGCCTTCTCAAGAAGAGCTGTCTGACAACACAGACAATCTGAGGCCCATAGTCCTCGATGGCAGTAATGTGGCCATGAG CCATGGCAACAAGGAAGTGTTTTCCTGTCACGGAATTAAACTGGCAGTGGACTGGTTTTTGGACCGTGGCCATAAAGACATTACAGTGTTTGTCCCTGCCTGGAGAAAAGAACAGTCGAGACCAGATGCCCTTATAACAG accaaGAAATCTTGCGGAAACTGGAAAGGGAGAAGATACTGGTGTTCACCCCTTCACGACGTGTGCAGGGGCGCAGGGTGGTCTGTTACGATGACCGGTTCATAGTCAAGCTCGCCTATGAGTCGGACGGCATCATTGTATCCAATGACAACTACAGGGATCTGGCCAATGAGAAGCCTGAATGGAAGAAATTTATTGATGAACGATTGCTCATGTATTCCTTTGTCAATGACAA ATTCATGCCACCTGATGATCCACTGGGTCGCCACGGCCCAAGCTTGGATAACTTCCTGAGAAAAAGACCCATCATAccagaacacaaaaaacaacccTGCCCATATG GTAAAAAGTGCACTTATGGGCATAAGTGTAAATTTTATCACCCAGAGAGAGGTACTCAGCCCCAGCGCTCTGTAGCGGATGAGCTTCGTGCCATAGCTAAAAACACAGCGGTCAAAGGAATGAATGAAGGTGGGCTGGTCAAGAGTCACAGCATGCCATCAAGCTCCAATTCTGACAGCTGCTCTGACATCAAGCGCACAGCACCAAAGAGACAGTCAGACCCCAGTATCAGGACTCCAGCATACCACGAGCTGGAAGAGAAGCTGATCTCCAAAATCAAAGCTGAGACACGCTCTGTTCCCTCGCCGGTTATCAAAAGCAGTTCCCCTCTTCCTCATTCTCAGAAACCTCAGCCCTCTGCCCCAACAAGCAGCGCCCTTCACCCCTCTCAAAGAGCACCTATGATTGTGACCAAAAACCACGGGACACCCATGGCATACAACGAGCTGTACCCCAAATGCAACTCTCCAGTTGACATGAACTATTACTCCATGATTAATGCATACTCCAACCTAACCCTCTCGGGGACCAGGAGCCCAGATAGGCGTTTTTCTGTCGATACAGATTACCGGATCAGCTCCGTTGCCTCGGACTGCAGCAGTGAAGGCAGCATGAGCTGTAGCAGCAGTGACTCTTACATTGGATACAACGAACGCTCTTACATAAACTCACCAGACCCGCTGCTAGAGGAGAACCTCAGGTGTCACcatcacccccctcctcctcttcctcaccaCAATCACCTTCATTCACAGCATTTTGGCCACAACTATCATGATGCCTTAGCCCGGGTTCAAAGTTTTGGGCATGAGGAGCCCAAATCTCATCACAAGCCATCCATTCCCTACCTCCCTCCTCACCTGCAGCACCCGGTGGTGGGGGCCCGATCTAGTTGCCCAACCGACTACCCTGGACCGCAGAATCACCAGCACTCCCAGACCAGGGCCTTGGTTTCAACTCGTATTGACAGCCATTCTGACTCGCGACTTTACCACAACTCCCCTCGGCGGCAAAGGAAGCCCTATCCTGGCCAGGAGCACTCTGGGAGTTGGGACAGCCTGAATTACGGGATGGATGCTTATGGCTACCACCAAGGCTACTCTTTACCCAGTAAACCCACGCAGCCTTGTTACGAGCAGTTCGCATTCCAAAGCTTGCCTGAGAACCGGGATCAGTCCTGGAGGATGCCCTGGGGACGCAGCATGCCCCAGCAGGACCCCCCAAATCCTTCAAGGTATCAGGATATCCGGGAGAAGGTCTTTCTGAACCTTTGCAATATCTTCCCACCCGACGTGGTGCAGATGGTAATGAACAGGAGTCCTCACATGACGGATGCTCAGCAGCTGGCTGCTGCCATTCTTGCGGAAAAGTCCCAACAAGGTTACTGA